The sequence TAACGTTGTCGGTAGCGACACTAACCCAATGTTTGCAATGCCTTGGTACTGGCACTTAGTGTTGGGTGGTTTTGCCTTTGGCATGATGTTTATGGCGACTGACCCAGTGTCTGCGTCATTCACTAACCAAGCTAAATGGGCCTACGGGTTCTTGATTGGTGCAATGGCTGTGTTCATCCGCGTGATTAACCCTGCGTTCCCAGAAGGCATGATGTTAGCGATTCTGTTTGCTAACCTGTTCGCGCCATTGTTCGACCACTTCGTGGTTCAGGCAAATATCAAGCGGAGGATTGCTCGTGGCTAGTAATAAAGATTCGTTCGGCAGAACGTTATTTATCGTCGTTGGCTTATGTCTAATTTGTGCGATATTTGTGTCGACTGCGGCAGTATTACTGCGCCCAACTCAGGCAGAAAACAAACTGCTTGATAAGCAAAAGTACATTCTGGAAGCTGCGGGTCTGATTGACACTAAAGCCGGTAAAGTGACCAAAGCGCAAATTTTGGAAACTTACGGTAAGCATATCGAAGCTAAGTTAGTTAACTTAAAAACTGGTGATTGGGTTGAAGGTGTTGACGCCAATACATTTGACCAACGCAAAGCGGCTCGTGATGTGAAGACCTCATTTGTCCCCGAAAACGACATTGCTTCTGTTAAGCGTGTTTCTGAGGACGCTGTGGTTTACCTCGTTCGCGACGATCAAGGTAAGTTAACCAGCGTGATCCTGCCAGTTCATGGTTATGGTTTGTGGTCAACAATGTATGCTTTCTTAGCGTTAGATGCTGATCTCAACACGATTCAAAGCCTAGTTTACTACGAGCACGGTGAAACCCCAGGTCTTGGTGGTGAAGTCCAAAATGCTCAGTGGAAAGCCAAGTGGCATGGTAAAAAGTTATTTGATGCGCAAGGTAATATTGCGATCAGCGTAACTAAAAACCCTGCAGTAGCCAGCACTGAATACGGTGTAGATGCATTATCCGGCGCGACTCTGACCAGTAACGGTGTTCAACACTCTCTGACATTCTGGTTAGGTAAAGAAGGTTTTGCGAGTTTCATTGAAAAAGCACGCAATGGAGGTCTCAGCTAATGTCTGACGCTAAAGAACTGAAACAGGTTCTGACTGGACCTATCGTCAACAACAACCCGATTGCATTACAAGTTCTTGGTGTATGTAGTGCGTTAGCGGTAACGAGCAAGCTCGAAACTGCACTGGTGATGGCGTTGGCATTAACTGCGGTAACAGCGTTTTCTAACCTGTTTATCTCAATGATCCGTAATCATATTCCTAGCAGCGTACGTATTATCGTACAGATGACCATTATTGCCTCTCTGGTAATCGTGGTTGACCAATTGCTGCAGGCTTATGCTTATCAGATTTCTAAGCAATTATCGGTATTCGTCGGCCTTATTATTACGAACTGTATCGTAATGGGTCGCGCTGAAGCCTATGCGATGAAAACACCGCCAATGATGAGTTTTATGGATGGTATTGGTAACGGTTTAGGTTACGGTGCGATTCTATTAGCTGTTGGTTTTGTGCGTGAGCTGTTTGGTAACGGTTCTCTGTTCGGTGTTCAAATCCTGCACAAGATCTCTGATGGTGGCTGGTATCAACCAAACGGTCTGCTATTACTGCCGCCAAGTGCGTTCTTCCTGATCGGTATGTTGATTTGGATTATTCGTACCTATAAGCCAGAGCAAGTTGAAGCAAAAGGGTAATTGAGATGGAACATTATATTAGCCTGTTAATTCGCTCTGTTTTCATTGAAAACATGGCACTGGCCTTCTTCCTCGGTATGTGTACTTTCTTAGCTGTATCGAAGAAAGTGACCACTGCGATGGGCCTAGGGATTGCGGTAGTTGTAGTGTTAACTATCTCTGTTCCTGCTAACCAAGTTATTTACCAAGGGCTGTTAGCACCTGGCGCATTGGCTTGGGCCGGCGCACCTGAAGCTGACCTAAGCTTCTTGAAATTCATTACCTTTATCGGTGTGATCGCGGCTTTAGTTCAAATTCTGGAAATGGCACTGGATAAGTACTTTCCTCCTTTGTATAACGCGTTAGGTATCTTCTTACCTCTGATCACTGTGAACTGTGCGATTTTCGGTGCGGTATCATTTATGGTTGAGCGTGACTATAAACTGGGTGAAAGTCTGGTGTTTGGTTTCGGCTCTGGAGTAGGTTGGGCATTAGCTATCGTATTGATGGCCGGTATCCGTGAGAAGCTGAAGTATGCCGATGTGCCTAATGGCCTGCGTGGTTTGGGTATTACCTTTATTACTGCTGGTTTAATGGCCTTAGGTTTCATGTCGTTTTCTGGTGTGTCTCTATAAGAGATACCAAACGGCTTCTTGAATTGGACCTTCTAAGGATAAGTTAATGGATATTCTTGGTATTTTTAAATCTACTCCGCTTGAGGTTTACCTCGGTGTGAGTATGTTTACTGCTATCGTCCTAGTCTTAGTGTTAGTGATTTTATTCGCTAAATCTAAGCTAGTGTCTAGCGGTGACATCACGATCGGCATCAACGACGATCCTGAAAAAGCGATTACAACCGGTGCCGGTGGCAAGCTGTTAGGCGTGCTGGCGAACAACGGTATCTTCGTATCGAGCGCCTGTGGTGGCGGTGGTTCTTGTGGCCAATGTCGCGTGGTGGTTAAGTCTGGCGGCGGTGATATCCTGCCAACAGAATTAGACCACATCAGCAAGGGGGACGCCCGTAAAGGTTGTCGTCTGTCTTGCCAGGTGAACGTTAAGAACGATATGGAAATTGAACTTGACGAAGAAATCTTTGGTATTAAGAAGTGGGAATGTGCTGTTATCTCTAACGATAACAAGGCGACCTTCATTAAAGAACTGAAGCTGCAAATTCCTGATGGTGAATCTGTTCCGTTCCGAGCAGGTGGTTACATCCAGATCGAAGCGCCTGCACACCATGTTAAATATGCTGATTTCGACGTACCGGCAAAATACCGTGGCGATTGGGAACACTTTGGTTTCTTCAAGTTAGAATCTAAAGTTGACGAAGAAACGATCCGCGCTTACTCGATGGCTAACTACCCAGAAGAGTTTGGCATCATCATGTTGAACGTGCGTATCGCGACGCCACCACCACGTAATTTGACGCTGCCTTGCGGTAAGATGTCATCTTACATTTGGAGCTTAAAAGCGGGCGATAAAGTAACAATTTCTGGTCCATTCGGTGAATTCTTCGCGAAAGATACCGATGCTGAAATGGTGTTTATCGGCGGTGGTGCGGGTATGGCGCCAATGCGTTCGCACATTTTCGACCAACTGAAGCGTCTCAAGTCTAAGCGTAAGATGAGCTTCTGGTACGGTGCACGTTCTAAGCGTGAAATGTTCTACGTGGAAGACTTTGACGGCTTAGCGGCTGAAAACGACAACTTTGTATGGCATGTGGCACTGTCCGATCCTCAACCAGAGGATAATTGGGATGGTTACACTGGTTTCATCCATAACGTACTGTATGAAAACTACCTGAAAAATCACGACGCTCCAGAAGATTGTGAGTTCTATATGTGTGGACCTCCAATGATGAACGCGGCCGTGATCGGTATGTTGAAAAATCTTGGTGTCGAAGACGAAAACATCCTGTTGGATGACTTCGGCGGCTAATGTGAATTAGCCCAAGGTAAAATGAGTTGCAGATGTGGAGTAGAGCTCTCATCTGCAACTTTTGCATTAAAGGGCATACATAAAGAGTTGTTAGTCACTATGTTTAAAACCCTAGCGTTAAAAACCTCAATGTTTAAGCATTCAGTTAGCTGGCTGGTCCTTGTAGGTCTGGCCTTTTTTATTTCAGCCTGTAGCAAACAGGATGAGGTTATTTCCCTTGCGGGCAGCACAATGGGAACGACTTACCACATTAAAGTGGTTCCCAATGAGCATATGCCGACAGCCCAACTATTGCAGGCTGAAATTGACTTAGCCCTAGAACAAGTCAATAACCAAATGTCGACCTATCGTCCTAATTCCGAGCTTTCCCGTTTCAATCAATTACCGCTAGAGCAGAGTGTGGAAGTCTCTCCCGATACCATTAAGGTAGTTAGAGAAGGTATGCGTTTATATGACGTTACCGATAAAGCGTTAGATATTACCTTAGGTCCTTTAGTTAATCTGTGGGGTTTTGGACCTGATAAGCGCCCGACAAAAGTACCGAGTCAAGCCGAGATTGATGCAGCTAAGGCCAAAACGGGTATTCGTGAACTGTCTATCGAAGGCAATCTTTTACGTAAACATAATGCACACTTGTATGTGGATTTATCGTCAATCGCTAAGGGCTTTGGTGTTGATAAAGTTGCTTCGATTTTAGATAAGTATCAAGCAACGGGTTACTTAGTTGAAATCGGTGGCGAGCTGAGCATTAAAGGCACTAAAGGCGATGCTAGCTCATGGCGTGTGGCAATAGAGAAGCCGACCGATGAAGGTATAGCTGTGCAGCAGGTGATTGAACCTGGCACTATGTCTATGGCAACGTCGGGAGATTATCGCAATTATTATGAGGAAGCAGGCCAACGTTTTACGCATATAATTGATCCGCGTACCGGTTTGCCTATCAATCATAAGCTAGCATCTGTCACCGTTTTGCATAACGAATGCATGACGGCAGATGGTTTTGCGACGGCAATGATGGTTTTGGGTACAGAAGCATCATTGGAGCTTGCCAAGAAGGAACACTTGGCGATAATGCTAATAGAAAAGCAAGGTGAAGGATTTAAAGTCTACTACAGCGACGCCTTCAAGCCTTTCCTTAAGTAGTCGGAGTTTACATGAGCACTTTTATCGCGGCATTTGTGATTTTATTACTGTTCTTTTTGCTTATGTCGATAGGTTATCTCATCAAGCGCAAAGCCGTAGAAGGAAGTTGTGGCGGTTTAGGTGTATTAGGGATTGAAAAAGCCTGCGATTGTGATGATCCCTGCGACAAGCGTAAACGTCGCATGGCGGCCGAAGAAGCTCGCCGTGCAAAGTTGACCAAAGACCGGATTATTTAACTTAGCACTTCAATAGAAATAGCCTCCAACGTTGGAGGCTATTTTTTGCCTCGATTTTAGCATTGTTAAGATTAATCCTTGATTTATGAGGAGGATAGCAGGCTAATCTAAGCGATAATGAGAATGCTTTTAATTATTAAGATTTTGAAAAATAAAGAAAATTTGAAATTGAGTGAAAACTATACTAGGCTGAAAGCTTGATTTAGATCAATCTTTCACTCATTTCAAGGATCGTAACTTATGAAAGGTCATCCAAAAGTGGTGGGACAACTCAATCGGGTGCTTACCTGTGAGTTAACGGCCATTAACCAATATTTTCTCCACGCCAGAATGTTTAAGCATTGGGGTCTTGAAAAGCTTAATCACGTCGAATATAAAAAATCCATCGAAGATATGAAGCATGCCGATAAGCTTATCGAGCGAGTGTTGTTTTTGGAGGGATTACCCAATCTGCAACAGCTTGAAAAGCTTCGCATCGGCGAACATGCCCAAGAGATGCTCGATTGTGATTTAGCTATGGTACAGGAGCAACTCACACTGCTACGGGACGCTATTACCCTATGTGAAGCCGAGCAGGATTATGTCAGTCGTGATCTGCTGGAAGACATCCTTGAAGATGAAGAAGAGCATTTAGATTGGCTCGAGTCACAGCGGGAGCTGATTGGCTTAACCGGCATTCAAAACTACCTACAATCGCAAATTAGTGAGTCATAGGAGCGGAATATGAAAGGTGATAAAGACGTCATCGATGCGTTAAATCGACTCCTAACCGGGGAGTTATCGGCTATGGATCAGTATTTTGTGCATGCCCATATGTACGAAGATTGGGGACTTAACGAACTTTATGAACGCATTGCCCACGAGTCAGATGACGAGAAAGGCCATGCGGCAAAACTGGTGCAGCGTATTTTATTCCTCGAAGGTGTGCCCAATGTTGCGGCAAGGGAAGCACTCAACATCGGTTCAAATGTCGAAGAGATGCTGCGTAACGATCTCGCCTATGAATATAAAGTTGCCGATGATTTACGTAAAGTCATTGCCCTCTGTGAGCAGAAAAAAGATTATCAAACCCGTGAGATCTTAGAAGTCCTACTCGACGATACTGAGTCTGACCATATGTATTGGCTTGAGAAGCAGCTCGGTTTAATCGACCGCATTGGTTTAGCGAATTATCTGCAAACAAAGATGTAACTGAGTCAGTTATCTCTTTTACTACCAAGGCCAGCCATTTTCGATGACTGGCCTTTGTATTAAAACAAGATATCGATTTTGAGTATTTAGTCTATCACTCGGTAAAACTGCCCGCCAGCAAAGCGATCTTCTAATTGCTACTTATAGTTTAGTTATTCCTGTTATTAAGTTAATCTTCATTCTTTACAAACACTTGTTTACGTTTTTTCTCGTATTTTAATCTGTTGTTGACTGGTAAAAATTGTTACCGTGTAAAACTGTTTTTGCATGCATTTTTGTTAAGTTATTAGTCAGCCAGACGGGAAGATGATGAGGTATATAAAACGTTCTCTAAGTATGCAGTTAGTGGTGACTATCGTCGGTGCCTTAGCTGTACTTCTTACTTTAGTAGCCGCTTTGCTCGTGAATAAAGAAAGTAATAACACACGTAGGCAGGTGGATGCAGACATTTCGGCACTTGTTGCTTTAAAAGCCAATGAGATCAGTGGCTATTTTATTGCCAAGGGACAAGTGATCCACTCGGTATTTGCCGAGCCTAGGCTTATTAACTGGTTTAGTCAGTACCATGCCCGAGGCAGCAATCTTGCGGGTGATCAGCAATATCAAGATATTATTCGTTATTTTCGTTCATTCTCTGACCGTGATAGCGATGTTAAATCGGTATTCTTTGGTTCGGCAAACACCTTCGAATATTTTGATCTCAATGGTCGCTTCGATGGCGATGCTAATTATTACACCAATAAGCGTCCTTGGTGGCAGGAGGCGATTGATCAGCGTGGCCTGTTTGTCGGCGATCCGGCAGTTGATGCCAACGATGGCTCTATTTCGGCGACGGTTAAAACCCCTGTTTATGGTGCCAATGGCGAACTTATTGGCATTGGCGGTATGGATATTTTGATCGATACCATTGGAAAGAACCTGTTAGCACCAATTAAATATCGCCACTATGGCCAAGCCTTTTTGATGACGGATGAAGGCAAACTGGTATATTTCCCTGGATTTTCAGACAAATTTCCTCCTGGATCGCTTGCGAATCAAATTGATAGCCAATTTAAAGATACTTCGGGTTTTTCTGCATTAATGCAACAAATGCAGCGCGAGCCTCAGGGTTTTACCGAAGTCACCTTTAATGGCGTATCACAGCGAGTGACCTTTGTGACCGTAGGCGGGGATTATCCTACACAAAAGTGGCATTTAGCATTTATGTTGCCCCATGAGGTGATTGAGGCGCCAGTGACCAAAGCCTTTTGGAATGCCTGTTTTGTAGCCTTAGGGATTATGTTGTTAGTTGGCATCACAGTATGGCTGATGTTATTACCCTTTAGACGCCAGCTAGGCAAATTACTCGATGCCATGGAAGATATTGCCGAGGGTGATAGCGATTTATCACAACGTATTTTGATGGAGCGGGAAGATGAATTAGGTAAACTAGGTGATGCATTTAACCGCTTTGCTGAAAAGGTTCAGCAAATGTTATTGCATACTCGCAGCTTGACTCAAGAGGTGGGAACTGGGGTGCTTGATGCTCGGCAAGTGTGTGATTTAGCCGTGTCTTCTGTGTCATCGCAAAAACAACAAATTGATTCTGTGGCCACAGCAGCAACGCAAATGGCACTGACCAGCCAAGAAATGGCGATAAGTGCGCAGCGAGCGAATGAGTTTGCTGAAAAAGCACAAACCCAAGCCTACGGCGGTACGCAAATTGTTTCTCGGGCGACCGAAGGAATGAAGGCCTTGTCAGTGCAAGTCATTGAAGCCGCTAAAGTGATTAAGCATCTCCGTAGCAGCTCAGAACAAATTGGCGAGGTATTAAGTGTTATCCGTAACATTGCAGAGTAAACCAATTTGTTAGCGCTCAATGCGGCAATTGAAGCCGCCCGTGCGGGCGAACAAGGCCGTGGTTTTGCTGTCGTTGCTGATGAGGTGCGTACGCTGGCTTCGCGTACCCAAGATTCAACTGCCAATATTCAACGCATTATCCAAACACTGCAACAAAGTGCGCTTCAGGCTGAGCAGGTGATGGAATCAGGGGTTGAGCAGGCGAGAGTGGGGCAAGATTTGACCACTCAAGTCGAGCAAGCTCTAAGCGATATCGCCATAGCTATTACATCTATCCAGCAGCAAACCGTTGAAATTACTGTGGCGATTGGTCAGCAGGCGGTCGTTGCCGATGAAGTCGCGCAAAACGTGGTGAGAGTGCGTGGTTTATCCGAACAATCGCTATTATCAAGCCAAGATCTCTCCCAAAGTCTGCAAGGATTTGAGCAAGCAACTCGAGAACTGACACGTAATATTGGGCAATTTAAAATTTAAACTCTGTTGTTTTTAAAACCAAAGGAGCCTTAGCACTCCTTTGGTTTTTTTGGGGATTTCATGCTTGGATAAGGACGGGTAGGCCGATAGGTGAGCTCCGCGGCCGCGTAAATATGTCGCAGATACTTGATAACTGTTTTTATATACAGTATTTTGAGTGTTGGAGGTACCTTAAGTGCGGAAAATCATTCATGTCGATATGGATTGCTACTTTGCTGCGGTTGAAATGCGGGATTTTCCCGAATACCGTGGTAAACCGCTGGCCGTTGGTGGTAGTCGTGAGCGGAGAGGTGTTATCAGCACCTGTAATTATGAGGCGCGCCGATTTGGCGTACGCTCTGCTATGGCGACAGCTTATGCGCAGAAGTTGTGTCCTGATTTAATTCTTGTTCCCGGTCGAATGCAGGTCTACAAAGACGTTTCATCGCAAATTCGTGCCATCTTTTCCCGCTATACAGAACTGATAGAGCCTCTGTCTTTAGACGAAGCCTATTTAGATGTCAGCGACTGTAAGCTGCATAAAGGCTCTGCAACTTTAATTGCCGAAGCCATTCGCCGCGATATTTTGGCCGAAACTGGGCTTACGGCATCGGCTGGTGTTGCGCCTGTAAAATTCCTCGCTAAGGTGGCCTCGGACTTAAATAAGCCCAATGGTCAGTATGTGATTCCGCCCGATAAGGTTCCTGAGTTTATTAGAACCTTATCCCTACGCCAGATCCCTGGTGTGGGGAAAGTCACTGCGGAAAAACTGTCCTCTTTAGGTTTAAATACCTGTGGTGATGTACAAACTTATCCAAAACAAGAGCTTATTACTCGCTTTGGAAAATTTGGCGCTGTATTAATTGAAAGGGCCCAGGGGATTGATGATCGAGGCTTGTCTGTAAGTCGCGAACGTAAATCTGTCGGCGTTGAGACCACACTAGCACAGGATATTTACACCCTTGAGCAATGCCAGCAAGTGATGCCGGGGTTAATTCAAGAGTTATCAACCCGTTTAAGCCGTAGCGCCAAGGATCGACAAATCCATAAGCAGGTGGTGAAGCTTAAATTCAGTGACTTTAAACAAACGACCATTGAACATCGCAGTAATGATGTGTCTGTGATGATGTTTTATGAATTATTGGCGCAGGCAATTGCAAGGCAGGATGGGAGGGGAATCCGGCTACTCGGCGTAGCTGTTGGGCTTAGTGATAAATCACTGATTAGCGAGGTTGATCCATTGCAAACCCAACTGGTGTTATCTATTTAACGCATTATTAAAACAACGCTTAAATCTTAATCTGCTTTGGCTAATGTAATAAAAAACCGCGCTAATAAGCGCGGTTTGCTGAGGTTTACACTGAGTTAGGCTTTAACGGGAATGCGTTCTAGCACGGCTACGAGTAGATCCCAATACTGACCAACGGTGGTGATATTGACCATTTCATCAGGACCATGTGGATAGCGGATGGTTGGGCCGATGGAGACCATATCCATTTCGGGATAAGGCTTTTTAAACAGTCCACATTCAAGGCCTGCATGGATCACCATGATCACTGGCTCTTTATGGTAGATAGACTCGTAGGTTTCACGCACAATCGCCATTACAGGCGAAGTGTTATCCGGCTTCCAACCAGGGTAAGCACCGCTAAATTCAACGTCAGCACCTGCTAAGTTGGTTAACGCATTTAGCATACCTTCAACTTGGCTGCGGCCAGAATCGATCAATGAGCGAATCAAGCACAGAATGCCAACTTCTTCATCGTTAGTGCTGATCACGCCAACGTTGAGTGAGGTTTCGGTCACGCCAGTCACTTCATCGCTCATGCGCATCACGCCGTTAGGGCAAACATGCAGTAAATCGATAAGCGTGTTTTGGCTGTTTTCGCTCATCACGCGTTTGGGCGTGGCAATGTTGCTTAACACTAAACGTAAATCTGGGTCGGCAATAGCGAGTTCGGCACGCATTAACGCTTCAAAGGCATGCACTTTTTCCTTGAGCGCATCGATATTTTCAGCGGGTAACATAAAGCTGATATTGGCTTCACGTGGGATGGCGTTGCGCAGTGAACCACCGGTAAATTGAGTTAATTCCAGCGCTAACTCATCGGCATTTTCAAACAGGAAGCGCGCCAAAATCTTGTTGGCGTTACCACGGCCTAAATGAATGTTGACCCCAGAGTGGCCACCTTTTAAGCCTGATAAATGCAGGCTAAATGAAGCGTAACTTTGTTCTGAAGCTTGCCATACCATAGGCAGGGTGATTTGGGCATCGACGCCGCCAGCGCAGCCCATATAGATTTCACCTTCTTGCTCTGAGTCGGTGTTGATCAGGATCTCGGCATTGAGCATACCTGCCTGCAGGCCAAATGCGCCTGTCATACCGGCTTCTTCATCAATAGTGAGCAGTACTTCGAGTGGACCATGCTTGATATCGTCCGAGCCTAAAATCGCTAAGGCTGAGGCCATACCAATGCCGTTGTCGGCGCCTAAGGTGGTGCCTTTAGCTTTAACCCAGTCGCCATCGACATAGGCTTCGATGGGATCTTTAATAAAGTCATGCACTTTATCGGCATTTTTTTGTGGCACCATATCGATATGGGCTTGAATAACCACAACTTTGCGATCTTCCATTCCTGGAGTCGCAGCTTTGCGGATAATGACATTACCGACAGCATCTTCAACCACATCGAGCTGTTTCTGCTTAGCCCAAGCTTGGATGTGTTGGCTGAGTGATTGTTCATGTTTGGAAGGGTGGGGAATCGCACAGATTTGTTCGAACCATTGCCATAAAGGTTGTGGGTATAACTGACTTAACGCTGTCACAGAAGGTCCCTCATCAGGTCTTGTGGGTATGGGGCAAATTTGGGCTAATCCTAACACATTCTGCTCAGGCGATTAATCTTCTCGATACAGGCTTGAGTGCTTGTGGCAGAGAAAGTTGCCACTCGATGTATTTTCGATAGTGGCAAAGCGATTTTTTGATTGGTAATTAAGCGTTTTAGCGGGAATAATGCTGGCACAATAATGAAAAAGGATGGGTCATGTTTCAAGTTAACTTTATTGATGTACAAGCAGAAAGTGCCATTTTTGATGGCGAAGGTTGGGATGCGGTTGTGGTGGTCACACCGGATCTTGGTGCTATTGGGATTGATGAGATCAGTTTGTTGGCCGAGCACGGTGCTAAGGTCGATAAGCGGGTCGGTAATAGCCCGACGTTACTGTTTGCCCCCGGTTTAGCCGGTGGCCGTTTAATCATAGCGCCCGTTACTCAAGTGGCGGATGATTATGCCGATGTGCGCGTGTATGGCGATGTGGCAAGAGTCGCCATTGCTATCGCTAAAGACGCGGGTGCTAAGCGTCCGCTGCTTTATGTTGTTCCTTCAGCAACACCTAAGTTTGGTTTTGCGACCGAAGTTGCGGCGCTAGCCTGTGGCCAAGAATTATGGCAAACCTTAGAGTTACGCGAGGCGACAGGCTTAACGCCGGCCTTTGAAGCGATAGGTTTATTGTCTTTATCGGCCGACACTTCATCAGCCGATAAGAGTCACTTACTCAATGCATTAGAAGCAGGCCGGGTATTGGCGCGGGATTTATGTGGCACAGAGCCTGAGCGTATGTCTGCCAAAGCCTTTGCAGATTACTGCCTGCAATCCTTTAAAGGCAGCGTGATAAAAACCGCAGTAGTAGAAGACAGAGATATTTTAGAGCGTGACTATCCACTGCTGAGTGCTGTGGCGCGCTCCTCCTTTGCTGTGGGCCGTCATCAGCCACGGGTCGTAAAACTCGAGTATCTGCCTGAAGGGGAAATCACTCGAACCTTTTTATTTGCGGGTAAAGGTGTGGTTTATGATACGGGCGGCGCTGATTTGAAAGTGGGCGGCGCAATGGCGGGTATGAGCCGTGATAAAGGCGGTGCTTCTGCGGTTGCAGGGTTATTTAAAACCTTATCCATGCTTAAGCCAAAGGGGATCCGCGTAATTGCCGAACTGGGCTTAGTGCGTAATAGCATTGGCAGCGAAGCCTTTGTCACCGATGAAATTATCAGTAGCCATGCAGGCGCTAGGGTTCGAATTGGTAATACGGATGCTGAAGGTCGTTTAGTGCTGGCGGATTTACTCAGTCATCTGCGCATTAAAGCGGTAACGGCTGTTAAGCCTGAGCTGTTTTCTGTGGCGACCTTAACAGGCCACGTG comes from Shewanella oneidensis MR-1 and encodes:
- a CDS encoding Na(+)-translocating NADH-quinone reductase subunit C, which translates into the protein MASNKDSFGRTLFIVVGLCLICAIFVSTAAVLLRPTQAENKLLDKQKYILEAAGLIDTKAGKVTKAQILETYGKHIEAKLVNLKTGDWVEGVDANTFDQRKAARDVKTSFVPENDIASVKRVSEDAVVYLVRDDQGKLTSVILPVHGYGLWSTMYAFLALDADLNTIQSLVYYEHGETPGLGGEVQNAQWKAKWHGKKLFDAQGNIAISVTKNPAVASTEYGVDALSGATLTSNGVQHSLTFWLGKEGFASFIEKARNGGLS
- a CDS encoding NADH:ubiquinone reductase (Na(+)-transporting) subunit D, whose amino-acid sequence is MSDAKELKQVLTGPIVNNNPIALQVLGVCSALAVTSKLETALVMALALTAVTAFSNLFISMIRNHIPSSVRIIVQMTIIASLVIVVDQLLQAYAYQISKQLSVFVGLIITNCIVMGRAEAYAMKTPPMMSFMDGIGNGLGYGAILLAVGFVRELFGNGSLFGVQILHKISDGGWYQPNGLLLLPPSAFFLIGMLIWIIRTYKPEQVEAKG
- the nqrE gene encoding NADH:ubiquinone reductase (Na(+)-transporting) subunit E, whose protein sequence is MEHYISLLIRSVFIENMALAFFLGMCTFLAVSKKVTTAMGLGIAVVVVLTISVPANQVIYQGLLAPGALAWAGAPEADLSFLKFITFIGVIAALVQILEMALDKYFPPLYNALGIFLPLITVNCAIFGAVSFMVERDYKLGESLVFGFGSGVGWALAIVLMAGIREKLKYADVPNGLRGLGITFITAGLMALGFMSFSGVSL
- the nqrF gene encoding NADH:ubiquinone reductase (Na(+)-transporting) subunit F produces the protein MDILGIFKSTPLEVYLGVSMFTAIVLVLVLVILFAKSKLVSSGDITIGINDDPEKAITTGAGGKLLGVLANNGIFVSSACGGGGSCGQCRVVVKSGGGDILPTELDHISKGDARKGCRLSCQVNVKNDMEIELDEEIFGIKKWECAVISNDNKATFIKELKLQIPDGESVPFRAGGYIQIEAPAHHVKYADFDVPAKYRGDWEHFGFFKLESKVDEETIRAYSMANYPEEFGIIMLNVRIATPPPRNLTLPCGKMSSYIWSLKAGDKVTISGPFGEFFAKDTDAEMVFIGGGAGMAPMRSHIFDQLKRLKSKRKMSFWYGARSKREMFYVEDFDGLAAENDNFVWHVALSDPQPEDNWDGYTGFIHNVLYENYLKNHDAPEDCEFYMCGPPMMNAAVIGMLKNLGVEDENILLDDFGG
- a CDS encoding FAD:protein FMN transferase, which codes for MFKTLALKTSMFKHSVSWLVLVGLAFFISACSKQDEVISLAGSTMGTTYHIKVVPNEHMPTAQLLQAEIDLALEQVNNQMSTYRPNSELSRFNQLPLEQSVEVSPDTIKVVREGMRLYDVTDKALDITLGPLVNLWGFGPDKRPTKVPSQAEIDAAKAKTGIRELSIEGNLLRKHNAHLYVDLSSIAKGFGVDKVASILDKYQATGYLVEIGGELSIKGTKGDASSWRVAIEKPTDEGIAVQQVIEPGTMSMATSGDYRNYYEEAGQRFTHIIDPRTGLPINHKLASVTVLHNECMTADGFATAMMVLGTEASLELAKKEHLAIMLIEKQGEGFKVYYSDAFKPFLK
- the nqrM gene encoding (Na+)-NQR maturation NqrM gives rise to the protein MSTFIAAFVILLLFFLLMSIGYLIKRKAVEGSCGGLGVLGIEKACDCDDPCDKRKRRMAAEEARRAKLTKDRII
- the bfr gene encoding bacterioferritin; the encoded protein is MKGHPKVVGQLNRVLTCELTAINQYFLHARMFKHWGLEKLNHVEYKKSIEDMKHADKLIERVLFLEGLPNLQQLEKLRIGEHAQEMLDCDLAMVQEQLTLLRDAITLCEAEQDYVSRDLLEDILEDEEEHLDWLESQRELIGLTGIQNYLQSQISES
- the bfr gene encoding bacterioferritin, which produces MKGDKDVIDALNRLLTGELSAMDQYFVHAHMYEDWGLNELYERIAHESDDEKGHAAKLVQRILFLEGVPNVAAREALNIGSNVEEMLRNDLAYEYKVADDLRKVIALCEQKKDYQTREILEVLLDDTESDHMYWLEKQLGLIDRIGLANYLQTKM
- the dinB gene encoding DNA polymerase IV, whose product is MRKIIHVDMDCYFAAVEMRDFPEYRGKPLAVGGSRERRGVISTCNYEARRFGVRSAMATAYAQKLCPDLILVPGRMQVYKDVSSQIRAIFSRYTELIEPLSLDEAYLDVSDCKLHKGSATLIAEAIRRDILAETGLTASAGVAPVKFLAKVASDLNKPNGQYVIPPDKVPEFIRTLSLRQIPGVGKVTAEKLSSLGLNTCGDVQTYPKQELITRFGKFGAVLIERAQGIDDRGLSVSRERKSVGVETTLAQDIYTLEQCQQVMPGLIQELSTRLSRSAKDRQIHKQVVKLKFSDFKQTTIEHRSNDVSVMMFYELLAQAIARQDGRGIRLLGVAVGLSDKSLISEVDPLQTQLVLSI
- a CDS encoding aminoacyl-histidine dipeptidase, coding for MTALSQLYPQPLWQWFEQICAIPHPSKHEQSLSQHIQAWAKQKQLDVVEDAVGNVIIRKAATPGMEDRKVVVIQAHIDMVPQKNADKVHDFIKDPIEAYVDGDWVKAKGTTLGADNGIGMASALAILGSDDIKHGPLEVLLTIDEEAGMTGAFGLQAGMLNAEILINTDSEQEGEIYMGCAGGVDAQITLPMVWQASEQSYASFSLHLSGLKGGHSGVNIHLGRGNANKILARFLFENADELALELTQFTGGSLRNAIPREANISFMLPAENIDALKEKVHAFEALMRAELAIADPDLRLVLSNIATPKRVMSENSQNTLIDLLHVCPNGVMRMSDEVTGVTETSLNVGVISTNDEEVGILCLIRSLIDSGRSQVEGMLNALTNLAGADVEFSGAYPGWKPDNTSPVMAIVRETYESIYHKEPVIMVIHAGLECGLFKKPYPEMDMVSIGPTIRYPHGPDEMVNITTVGQYWDLLVAVLERIPVKA